In the Ornithodoros turicata isolate Travis chromosome 5, ASM3712646v1, whole genome shotgun sequence genome, ACTTACAAAACTGAATCAGTGAAGTATCAAAACCTGGGCCTGGCACGCAGTAGGAAGTGAATACCCCCGGCTGCTTCATGCTGAAGAAAAGGGGGCTTTAGAAGCTCCAGATGGTTCGTTCGCCAAGCGAGTACCTCATTTTGTGTTGAAGGAGATGTTCGTGGAGACCTTTCCTAGAGGTCCCAATAGATTCAGTATTTTGCTAGACCTCCTCCTGCACTTAGCCTCCATGTCCATCTTCGGTACGCAAGAAGTAAAACCATATGCTACGCACTTCGTTTGTGTGCTCATCTTAGAAAGTAAACCGCTATCTCGGCGATCACCAGccttctgttttcttcttttcgctGTTCATGTGCACGGCGCTACAGAATCGGTTCGACGCCACCCATACCCTCGAAACATCAATGGAATCCCGCTCTCCGCAACCTCACAAATAATTGTAAGTCATTCAAACACATGCTAGAAATTGACTCAAAATTATTCCGCAGTTCAGCGTCGCGACTCGAGTCCATATAGAGTCTCTGGGAAGTGAAAAACAGCCGGGATATCTCGGATCGCAACTAGAGCACTGCGTGGGCATGACACGGCGGCCAAAAACCCGAGCCCGGCTCAGCCAGGCTGAGTTTTCGGCCGCCGTGTCGGGCTAGGGTCGGGTAAGACTCCGTGGCTTCGGGAACGTGCCGCCCGGGCTGGACCGGTAAATTCAGGCCCGTGCTGTGCTCCAGCCCCAACACCAAGCCGTAACTAGTGATGTGCAGGTTCAAAGCACGCTCAACAAATAAATATGTCGGACATGAAACTTTGGCGCTGAAGTTGACCAGGCACGAGGGTAGTTCCTTGCAAACTGTACGAAGTCGTCCTCTCCGAAAAAATAAACGAACTCCTAAAATAAATTGTCCAAAGGTTGTCCATTTATTCTTGGTACGAGTATTTTTGAGTTCGCTACCTATCTTGCGTTCCCGAAAACACGCACGAGCAGTCAGTTCGTTCGCTAGCGGATCACCTGTTTCCTCTGACGATAGGATGCACGCTTTAAATGAAAGTGACGATAATAGTTGGTGGTGtaacgtcgcgagacaactgtgatcatgggCGATGCTGCAGTGACCACTCTGAGGGTTATTTATCGAGCGCTGAAACCTAACTAAAATGCACATCTGTACCGTATCAAGAAGTTGATGACGGTGTCGAAAGTCCGAGCACGCAACGTTGGGATCGGTAAGTGGACACGTTAGGAAATGATCCACGAATGGTGGGTGTGACTTGAAAGCTGCTCATTATAAAGAATAATGCACCGAAGCTGATTATTAAAAAGCGCTGACGTTTGCTCCAACACCTTATGCGTGGCAGGAAAAGACCTCGCTCCTAAAATTACGGAAATTCCAACGCTTCGGTGAGGGTATACGAATACAAAATTTGCGTATTCGGCCATCGACAGTTTGGGCCTCTTGCTCGCATGCCATTGCCACCACAACTCCCACTCCCTTGAATCGACATCTCACCTCATCTGGCAGCAATGAAGCGCTGGCGCTATCTGGTGGGCTGTTCTCAACTCTCGAAGTTGATGCAGTTGATGATGTTGACGTCAGGCTGCGCACATCAAGAGCATGGACAAAAGTTTCTCAACAAGTGTAACGACATAATACCGTCGCAGCACAGCTACAAGACGACGTCCTAAACTGTGCAAGTGTAACGTAGTATAAGCAACAATGAGAGCTAGGTTTTACGATGTTCGCATGAAAAACGCATTGTCCATGAAATGGCACTATATGCGGGGTATAGCAGTTGAAAAAAGACACTATGACGAGATATACGCGTATACTATCCGATAAAACGTGTGGCAAGAATTAAGACACACACACGCTAAGTTGGGCACTATTGACGTGGCGAACAAACGCGGATAAACGTATTATCCGGGATCGTATAATCGAGGTTTGCATAATCTGCATAAACCATATAGTCAGCTGTAGTCCACGGTTCAGTTTGGGGATAAAGTACAAAGTTAGGTATGCTCAACAGTACTCACGAAGTGTCGCTGTCACTGACTGAATGATTCTTTGCCGGTATCACCGTGCGTGGCAGGGGCAGAGGTGCATCACCGGTGTCTCTCCGAATATGATCAAATTCTGCATCCACAGTGTCATACGTTCGTGACGGATCTGAAGCACGAAGCAGATAACCGCTGATGCGTTTCTGAACACACGATATTCTAAGAAAGACCAGCAGTTACCGTCAACTACTCGAGGACGTGTTCTTTTTCCTCGGCTTCTTTCCTGGGGTGTGACTTCGATCACAGATGCCATTTTCGTGTCTCGATCGGGTTCGTAGGCCTGGTTCACGTAGTATTCGCTTAACTTCGGTGTTCTTTCTTTCCTATATTGATAAAGGACGATTAGGAACTACGCGCAAAAATTCGTCAGGGCACAGTATAGGTACAGGGTGTGATAGCTGTCTCTGTTCCTTCTGCGATTTCATCTGTTCCTTCTACGGTCAACGCCACTCGAAAAGTGCCACTCCAATGCCATGCCGCAGGGATGGGTTTCACTAGTTTCCTTTTGACCTTGCATCCGAACGAGCGATTTTACCGGGTGATATGTCGGCTCTGCTGCTTGTCTGCTAGCAGCATCGCTTAGAgcactcccccctccccccgcccaCTCGTGTTTTCTAGCGAGCCTTCCGTCGTTTCTTCCAATGTCATTCGGATACTGTTGACATTTCTTCCGTGACGTCTTCTTGCCTTAGAAGAATGGCGAAAAAGGCACACAGTGGCTTGTGTTGTTATCAGTTGCTTATCATCGTCTTGTCGCACGCTTTCCTCCTCGCTCTCCTACGCCGATATCTCGCCCGATAAAGTCGCTCGTGCGGATACCCGCTGAGACACTAGCGGATCGTCATCacagagttttagtacaccgtacgctatcgcctttgcgtacgtaggggatagcgttgatggttatgcgcacgcccataacagaaagagagcttcgcgcattgcgcagaaccaccaacgctatatGTTGCCGACGCTATCGCCCTTTGCgttcgatgtactaaaactctctattatgtACAGGTAGAGTaggagccgctgatatttcgaactgaGCCTTCCTTGGAAATATCGGCGATCCCTATACTTAGTACCATACACGCAAAACCTTATTGGTATACACACTAGTTACCGCTTGCACAAAGGAGACCATGAGACGTCCTCTCTGCTGTTCGAGTTTTTGATCACtctaaaagcaaaaaaaaaaaaaatcttctccATCCGAGATGAAGCTCATGCGACTAAACTTACGCCGTTGTTCGCTTTCCGTTCCCTTCTCTCGTAGACGAAGGAAAATGAATAGGACTGGTGAAGACGTCTTTGTAAGTTCTTTCTCCAAACATGGACAGATTTCCTGCCGAGCCTTCGAATGCCTGCAAGACAGCAACGCTCCTAGTTTGAGGGATCATCCAGTGTTAGACGTGAACTGTTGTAAAGTGTTGAATACGGTGACAGTAATTTTCGAAATTTTGCGAGACTATCAGCCGCTTCCACCACATTTTTGCAGAATATGATTGGAAAATTTAAAAATGCTGCAAAAGAAATATGGTATATTGGCAGAGAGTGTGATTACCATACCTTCTTCCTGTTTTCTTTGCCGAAGGAATGAACCGATTCTACGTCCTTGAACGTCCCCGTGTATTTTGGTCTACAGCACTTGCAGTACAGGAGCAAGCAGACGATTACAAAGACCAGGATGCCCGCCAGGACTCCAATCACGATCCACGTCAATGGGAACAAGGCCTTTGATGGCTCTGCAACCTCTACATAGGCTGGAACGGGAACGATAGCTATCTTCACGTCTGGGCGTTACGACATCAAGCTGTTTGCGGTTCTCGGTCGGGATCGAACCCGTACCGGAACCAACCATTAGAAATACGCTGAATGTCTACGCCGAAAGCGATCGCGGCGCTCCTCATTTTGTGACAGACGGTTACCCACGTGACTACTCTTCACGAGACGCCGCGGCACGATTGGCTACCATAACAACGTCATGGTCGCTAGGCGCCGCTGCGAGCAACGAGAGATCAACGAGAGAGAGGATGGGATTCTGCATGTAACAAATGACGGCATTCCACGCCGAGTCTGGGAGGTAACCCGGGTTTGAATcctggcgccggctgtgctgtctgggtattttcactgggttttcctcggacggcTTTAAgccaaatgtcggcacagttccctgtgaagtcagcccaggacgcataatgGCCAACGACGGGAAGCAGTGCCATCACCACCGTCCCTTTCCCCATTATTTTTCCTCCCCTCGCATGCCCAATCAAACCGCCTCATTAGTTTCTTCCTTCCAGATGTCGCGCGCGTTGTATTGTTGTTGCATCGCACACGTTGTATTTTGCGTGTAACAGAACTGTACAGAACTCGCTTTCCATGAACGTGAAAAAGCGATTAAAAGCATTTAAAAACGCTACTGAAACACATGACACAAACTTCCAGCGTTCTTCTCCAAAGACGCCAAGAATACTCCTACTTACGTTCCGCTTTGGTGACAACCTCATAGCCAAGAAGACTGGACATGTCGGAATTTTGGACGGCGGTCATTGTCTGCACTGCATCAACAGCTGGAACCAGTTGGCCGTCACGCGAAAGTGCGTACACCAGAGACATGAGTTTGTCCTTATAGTCCATAGCTAGGTGAACCACCTAAGGAAGGTATTACGTGTTACGCGTGGCGCACACAAGGGATCTCGTATAAACGTGCATCGCAGTACGTACATGTATTGAAGTGGATCGTCCAAGGGCTCGTTTACTCTGTCGAAATGCATGTTTCTGCGCGAATGCTCTTTCGTAGATGAACGCCAATTGGTCTGCCAATCTATCAGGGTCGGCACGGCCCACGTCGTTCATCCGAAACACTGTTGGAAAACATGTCGTCTCGTAAATACGTGAAAACGATTAATGGCAACCTGCACGAATCAACGATGGTGATAGTGGCAATGTTGTTCTAGAACACCTGCTATTCATCCTATATTATGTAGTCTAGTGCCTGTTGCGACTCGCAATCGTTATGGCGTCAAGGCTCAATTTTGCGATCGTACTTGGCCATATGACTAAAAAGAGATGAGACTAGGGAATCACGAGGACACGAGGCGTTAGATTTCACGAAGTCAACACAAGAGGGCTCTGTGCACAGCCTAGCTGTGACGTCACAGTGCAGAACAGCGAAACCTTCGTTAGTGAAAATATTTTCGTGGCCGTGGTCAGAACAACGTTTTTTCACAGTGAATCCATCCTTTGGGTCTTCGCAACTGCTTTCCAAATGTCTAATCCCAAAGCACAAGTTGACCACGTGTTGTTACGGCACAGGTCGGCCACTTCACAGACTATTCTGCTGGCTACCTGTGTAGCCATGcacaatgaaacaaaattatCACTGATGACGTTCGATCATCCATGACGTTCGACGTCCACCGACAATGTACTTAGCTATTTCCtgaaagtgcttagatattaactAAACGAATTTTAGGGATCCGCGCTGCTTCtgcagctgcagaggctccaGCGGCGTGACGTTACTTCccaagcggaggagtgagagggcggcgctcagaggagaaaggcaCCGTCCAGCCGCGGTGTTCCAGTGTTCGGTATTAGAgggtgacgttttctcgtttttccagaaagggagttccggcatactctcaacatccggcgtctgctctcgtcatgtattccatccagacttgtacgtaacgcgttacaagtaactgcgtttcttgtaatcaattacttttttgagtaatcagttaccgagtaatcaattacttttgaagtagAGTCTGACTCCAAATAACAACGCTCTGTGACAAATTTCGTGTGTctttgttgggctgttctactGTAGTTTGCGGGAAAAAAACATTATTGCTACTTCTCACGCGCGAGTCTTTAGCGCTATTTCAGGTGTCCCAATCACTTCGGAGTtggggtttttcttttttcttttcgaagCTCACAGGGGcggaaatttttgcatgaattggAAGTAACGGCACacttttatactcgttactcaattacattttgagCCGAGTAATTTGTAAGGGTAATCAATTATTTTTGCTACaagagtaacggtaacggtaaccaattactttttttgtagtaacgggcacaagtctgattcCATCGAACAACAGTCAAACCACGCCACTATTTCGCTGTGGGGTATTCGATATCGTGATCAGTGGTCCACGAGAaataaaatgacaccatagtttcgaaatcgactggaacggatgcgaccgtcctttTAAAGACTCCGTTTCCAAGAAAGGCAAGTGGAAAGCAGCCTCCTACAAGGTACTGGGTACAAGGCAAAAAAGTGaatgagtagagtactaaatactcatAAGTGCTcataaaagtaactcgttactttcaagatactaTCAAGTTACAGTTTGTGGAATTTACTGTCGAACAAATACGAACAAAGTGAAGATAAAAACGCATACTCTTTCGCATACTCTCGTTTTCCCGCGATATCTTCTTTGTGCATGCTCTCCTCTGGACATCTCGCCCGATAATGTCGCGAGCGCTGATATCCTCCATGCTGTGCTCAGAGCAGGACGAAGAGCCATGTAAGCGAGCTTAAGCTATACCTATTTGTTTTAATCAACTGGTCGCTTCAATTATGAACCTTTACAGACTTCGACTCTGAGAGACACCGGTCTTCTCCCCTGGCTTCCAAGGAGCCCGAACATTCACCAACAAGGCCAACCCATTGTTCCCCGGACCACTgcacttaaaggtactgtaaagcagcaccgatcaaatgtcatttagtgtggctattcgatagtccaagccaccaggacaaaaactgcgcaagttgcattccaatcgacggtgcaattgattaaaaaattacaattaaagattacgggcaacactatactaggtattcgaaatgattccgtactcctgccacatgcggcggcaaccacattgcatgcgtatgacactgggcccgacataacaataaACCATAAAATCCGTCCCTGCAattcacacaacgatccacatctgaggataaacggataagcgaactgaaatgaaatgatgagccgttgaaaaaaaaatgtgtcagacgttcaagaagccagacagcgtcgggacttgtttgttcacagaggttcacagagagagtttttcgtccgaaagaggccgcgaacagaaggagcgcgcaggcgcagtagagaagtagggagagcctccatcgaacagcggccagtgctgggttacttcgcaaaaaacactgctAACAGAGGTTACAGAATGCATAtgtaaacagggaaactaataatatggttactaaaataacgaagttccgatgtaatagtgtgtaataccaattttcagtgttgcccgctgtagagggggttgtttgacaccaggcgtcccaccgctccactacgccgcattttacatggcaaattaaaaatatttatagcgcgttgtcggtcgtatggttccgcatatggtatttagaagcaataaagtctctagtcacatcaccggcatatcatgcttgtctactgctttacagtacctttaaagcgCTGCCCGCTTCTGCAGGCTACGCCGCGGAAGGGTGGAGGTTCCCCGAAATATCATAAATGAAATTCATGCACATGTAAGTGGCATAGCGCCCAACCAAAACAGACGAAGTTAAGTCATTTTCTCGACCCGCCTGTCTCCTGAAAAAACGAAACGGAGTATCTTAGGAGAAACTTAAGAAATGAGTACGAGTTACTGCGAAACAAACACTTGAGCAAAGACACTAAATACTGTCTTTTAAAATGTAATATACCATATGTTACTCCCGAAAGTATTCAAGATAAAGTAACCTGAGTAATGCATTGAAGTTACGTGGAAGTCTGACTCAAAGACATTATATCCAGATCATGCAGCAAGCCACGCCCACCCACCTGTTCTGATCCAGTACTTATTCTTCTCCGACAAGGCTCCATCAGGTGCTGGGACAGGCTGCGGTAACCACGTACTAACTGGTCTAACTGGTGCTACAGGCGTCGTCCTGGTGTCTGGAAACGCTGCCTTTGGCGAACTCCACGTTGGAGAAGCCGTGGCAAGCCAACGTGAGGCTGTAGTCAAAAGCAATAATGTTGTGGACGCTGGCGACTTAGTCGTCAGTCTAAATCGGTCCCAGAAATTCGTTTCGCTCGACCAAGCGTGATGCGTCGCCGTTATTGAAGGAAGGTTTCCGCTGAAGCTCGTCCATATTGTTGTTGACGTTCCTGGATAGGTTGTGTCGTGCGCCGTCTTCGTGCTGAACGTTGGAGCCAGCGTGTTCTGGAACGGAGGCGCCACGGAGTTAAGTCTCGTGGTTTCAATTGTGCGGACTGAATAGTTGGGCTCAGGACTAGATGACAACGAATCAAGGAATGAGGTTGAACTGGTGGGCTCCTCCGGTTCTGCATCGTGCGTTTTTGTGTCTGTAGTTGTTGTCGAGAAAGACGGAGGTGTATGAAGATGTGCGTCGGTAGGTTCAAGATCTTTGTCTGTTGAGCTGGAAGTAGTGCTGCTTTGGAACGAAGGTAAATTGTCTTGGATTTCCGAATCCCGCCCGTCTTTGGTTGAGATAAAAATTGTTGATGGCGGAGCTGTGGAAGAGACTTTGTTTGTCGCAGTAGTCTGTGGTTCACTGTTTGTTACTCCCGGCTTTAGGACGTCTGGTACAGTTGCGATAGATTGGTCCGTAATCAAAGAGGTGGGTGTGGTTTGCTCGTCGTTTGGAGGCTGGCTTTCAACTGTAATCGCTGTGACATCGTCAGTCACATCAGATGCCGGCACCGTGTTGACTGAAGGAGTTGCCGTTTGTTCGACACCCTCCGGAGAAGACGAAGTGCTCGTCTCATCCATGTTGCCTGGAGGAGACGAAATGTTTACAACATCCGTGCCGATAGATCTGTCTGTCGTCGACACTGTAGATTCGGTCGCGGTTGAGCTACTGGATGAAGATGGCGATGCTGCAGATTCTGTTAAAGATAAAGAAGCAGGTCTTGTAGAAGACAACGCAGTATCCGCGTTCTCATCATGACCTCTAGTTGAGCTGTCATCGGGCACTACGTATTCCGGGCTCGGAAAGTTCGAAGTTGTCGTAACGTTTCCCGAAGTAGAATCGCGCACAAGATCCGGCGTCGTCAAAGTATGATTAGAATAATCTGTATTACCATATCTGGATATGACGTCTGTCGTCACATCCGGTACGGTCCAGGTACTCTTAGAATTCAACTCAGTTGTGTCGACAAACACGCTGGTTGCATCAACGTAGGCTGCACTTGTAGGCTGAATTTTCAACGACGATAAGTCCGTCGACTGCGGCGTCAAGGAATCTGTTGGCACTATCTGCGCACTCTCCTCGCTGGAACTGGAGGACACCGTGCTAGAGTCCAACAGAACACTATGGTCTCTCGACCACTCAGCGATCTTGGTTACACTGTTCTGAGGACGGCTGAAggttggacttggaagcagAGGAATAGGATGACGTTCTAAGTCTTTCGTACTCACTGGGTCTTCCGTACCTATTGTACTTTGCCGAGTCTGAAACAAAGACGCACTCGGCGTGCTGCTGAAGACTACTGCTATGGACGATGCGGATGATGTTTCAGGGAATGATGATGCGATAAATGCTTCTGAAGACGAGCCGCCGAGAAATCCATTGTCAAAGTCGAAGGCACTGAGTTGTGCTGAAGGTCCAGGATAAGAAATGGAAGACCTCGCTAAAGCTTCTGTGTTCGAAGAAGACGCTCTTGGTGACGCTACGTGATGAACAGCTGTCGACAGGTGGAGGA is a window encoding:
- the LOC135394125 gene encoding uncharacterized protein LOC135394125; this encodes MARLWWHLFLRTSCALWIFDAFNGRPASASDTGYFGDEGDPNLWLRRNFHSVHPSDVVGDGHVHGSRKGTERFAADLEAHYEGSGDPPTFYSHSDYNFLHLSTAVHHVASPRASSSNTEALARSSISYPGPSAQLSAFDFDNGFLGGSSSEAFIASSFPETSSASSIAVVFSSTPSASLFQTRQSTIGTEDPVSTKDLERHPIPLLPSPTFSRPQNSVTKIAEWSRDHSVLLDSSTVSSSSSEESAQIVPTDSLTPQSTDLSSLKIQPTSAAYVDATSVFVDTTELNSKSTWTVPDVTTDVISRYGNTDYSNHTLTTPDLVRDSTSGNVTTTSNFPSPEYVVPDDSSTRGHDENADTALSSTRPASLSLTESAASPSSSSSSTATESTVSTTDRSIGTDVVNISSPPGNMDETSTSSSPEGVEQTATPSVNTVPASDVTDDVTAITVESQPPNDEQTTPTSLITDQSIATVPDVLKPGVTNSEPQTTATNKVSSTAPPSTIFISTKDGRDSEIQDNLPSFQSSTTSSSTDKDLEPTDAHLHTPPSFSTTTTDTKTHDAEPEEPTSSTSFLDSLSSSPEPNYSVRTIETTRLNSVAPPFQNTLAPTFSTKTAHDTTYPGTSTTIWTSFSGNLPSITATHHAWSSETNFWDRFRLTTKSPASTTLLLLTTASRWLATASPTWSSPKAAFPDTRTTPVAPVRPVSTWLPQPVPAPDGALSEKNKYWIRTVFRMNDVGRADPDRLADQLAFIYERAFAQKHAFRQSKRALGRSTSIHVVHLAMDYKDKLMSLVYALSRDGQLVPAVDAVQTMTAVQNSDMSSLLGYEVVTKAEPYVEVAEPSKALFPLTWIVIGVLAGILVFVIVCLLLYCKCCRPKYTGTFKDVESVHSFGKENRKKAFEGSAGNLSMFGERTYKDVFTSPIHFPSSTREGNGKRTTAKERTPKLSEYYVNQAYEPDRDTKMASVIEVTPQERSRGKRTRPRVVDDPSRTYDTVDAEFDHIRRDTGDAPLPLPRTVIPAKNHSVSDSDTSLTSTSSTASTSRVENSPPDSASASLLPDEVSSEAQQSDQELKATQRQLDKMKRRMGEILDDTRSYPRNMYDSLKKKRVSPSGTVVRRQASSLRSPKARYHNAGGLMRTRSADFLDSCSEYPAAPEVEVVETRDVVTQTGPDLPMTKPRIIWSIYKTPPSTLEATSHEGPPRASTLPEPITTPFGFREPTKSVISAIRGELRKFNGTHTKTNGESFA